The following are from one region of the Salicibibacter kimchii genome:
- a CDS encoding YggS family pyridoxal phosphate-dependent enzyme produces the protein MNINENYEAIMTKVTAACERAGRDLEEVTVMAVTKYVSAERVEQAIEAGIKNFGESRHDGLLEKKQAIQAPVHWHFVGRLQSRKVKEVVHECDVIHSLDRPSLAKEINKRYQGETPVACMVQVNVSGEETKAGVTPDELEDFVRSLESYEHIRVTGFMTMAPHAENPEDVRPYFRQLRELRDHIQRLKLPHAPCHHLSMGMSNDFEQAVEEGATIIRLGTSLVGNETRREE, from the coding sequence ATGAACATCAATGAAAATTATGAAGCGATCATGACAAAGGTGACTGCGGCTTGCGAACGGGCGGGCCGGGACTTGGAAGAAGTCACTGTTATGGCCGTAACGAAATATGTATCGGCCGAACGTGTGGAACAAGCGATAGAAGCGGGAATAAAAAATTTCGGTGAAAGCCGGCACGACGGTTTGCTGGAAAAGAAACAAGCCATACAAGCGCCTGTACACTGGCATTTTGTCGGGCGCCTGCAAAGCCGGAAAGTAAAAGAGGTCGTCCATGAGTGTGACGTGATTCACTCCCTCGATCGTCCTTCTTTAGCGAAAGAAATTAATAAGCGTTATCAGGGAGAAACCCCGGTTGCGTGTATGGTTCAGGTAAATGTTTCCGGAGAGGAAACAAAGGCGGGCGTGACTCCTGATGAATTGGAAGATTTCGTGCGGTCCCTCGAATCCTATGAACACATTCGCGTGACGGGATTCATGACGATGGCGCCGCACGCGGAAAACCCGGAAGACGTTCGCCCATATTTCCGACAATTACGTGAGCTTCGCGATCACATTCAACGTTTGAAATTACCCCATGCCCCTTGTCACCATTTGTCTATGGGGATGTCCAATGATTTTGAACAGGCGGTGGAGGAGGGAGCCACGATTATTCGATTAGGGACAAGCCTCGTCGGCAACGAAACGCGAAGGGAGGAGTGA
- the pgeF gene encoding peptidoglycan editing factor PgeF, translating into MNREPFALHPTKTLLEHHGLKQVRAGFTTRLGGISREPYNEANYGLHVGDDPKHVITNRKHLAKTLDISLPHAVFAEQVHGGSVRKVDETDGARGAFSLDDAVPDVDGLYTRTKNLWLMSLYADCVPLYFFNREQTIVGIAHAGWKGTAANIGSEMVRMWEEWEGIPAEDIHVAIGPSIGKAAYEVDAKVISALKEVLPNGKEPWTQNAPGSFHLDLKEANAQLLEEAGIKRENIFISKACTYENEELFFSHRRDAGKTGRMMAYIGLFTARSDEGK; encoded by the coding sequence ATGAATAGAGAACCATTCGCCCTACATCCAACGAAAACACTGCTTGAGCACCACGGCCTGAAACAGGTGCGGGCCGGATTCACCACGCGACTTGGTGGCATTAGCCGTGAACCGTATAACGAAGCGAACTACGGGCTTCATGTCGGAGATGATCCCAAACATGTCATAACTAATCGCAAGCATCTTGCCAAGACCCTAGACATTTCGCTGCCGCACGCGGTATTTGCCGAGCAAGTGCACGGCGGCTCGGTCCGGAAGGTTGATGAAACCGATGGAGCCCGTGGCGCATTTTCTCTTGACGACGCGGTTCCCGATGTGGATGGCCTGTACACGAGAACGAAAAATCTGTGGCTCATGAGTTTATACGCCGATTGTGTTCCCCTGTATTTTTTTAATCGTGAGCAAACAATTGTGGGCATCGCCCATGCCGGTTGGAAAGGGACTGCTGCCAATATCGGGAGCGAGATGGTCAGGATGTGGGAAGAATGGGAAGGAATCCCCGCCGAGGACATCCATGTGGCGATCGGACCGTCCATTGGAAAGGCAGCTTACGAAGTAGACGCCAAGGTAATTTCCGCACTAAAGGAAGTGCTTCCAAACGGAAAAGAACCGTGGACGCAAAACGCCCCCGGAAGCTTTCATCTGGATTTAAAAGAAGCGAACGCGCAGTTGCTTGAGGAAGCAGGCATTAAGCGCGAGAATATATTTATAAGCAAGGCCTGCACCTATGAAAACGAGGAGCTGTTTTTTTCGCATCGCCGCGACGCTGGGAAGACCGGACGTATGATGGCCTATATAGGGTTGTTCACCGCGAGGAGTGACGAAGGTAAATGA
- a CDS encoding YlmC/YmxH family sporulation protein gives MLKITDLQSKEVVNVQTGKRLGSLGDVDVNLSTGNIDALIITGSGRLLGMFGRDDEMIIPWSQIAKIGTDVILVYVHGTETPSF, from the coding sequence ATGTTGAAAATCACCGATCTGCAATCAAAAGAAGTGGTGAATGTCCAAACAGGTAAACGATTAGGGTCGCTGGGGGACGTGGACGTTAATTTGTCGACCGGAAACATAGATGCATTGATCATTACCGGGTCGGGGCGTTTGTTGGGGATGTTCGGACGCGACGATGAGATGATCATTCCTTGGAGTCAAATCGCAAAAATCGGCACCGATGTCATTCTCGTCTATGTACATGGGACGGAAACACCGAGTTTTTAA
- the sigG gene encoding RNA polymerase sporulation sigma factor SigG has protein sequence MTRNKVEICGVDTSKLPVLKNDEMRALFERLQSGDEMARETLVNGNLRLVLSVIQRFNNRGEFVDDLFQVGCIGLMKSIDNFDLSHNVKFSTYAVPMIIGEIRRYLRDNNPIRVSRSLRDTAYKALQVRDRLMSEKNRATEPTVQEIAKELDTPKEDIVFALDAIQDPVSLFEPIYNDGGDPIYVMDQVSDEKVSDTSWVEHIALQEAMIRLNDREKKILDMRFFQGKTQMEVAEEIGISQAQVSRLEKAAVQQMNKHSQ, from the coding sequence ATGACACGCAACAAAGTAGAGATCTGCGGTGTGGACACATCGAAGCTGCCCGTTTTGAAAAATGATGAGATGCGAGCGTTATTCGAACGCCTGCAATCCGGTGATGAAATGGCAAGGGAAACATTGGTCAATGGTAACTTGCGTCTCGTTCTTAGCGTCATTCAACGTTTCAACAATCGAGGTGAGTTTGTTGATGATTTGTTTCAAGTTGGCTGTATCGGCTTAATGAAAAGCATTGATAATTTTGATCTCAGCCATAACGTGAAGTTTTCTACTTATGCGGTGCCTATGATTATCGGTGAAATTCGCCGGTACTTACGCGATAACAATCCGATAAGGGTTTCTCGTTCTCTCCGTGATACGGCGTATAAAGCCTTGCAAGTGCGCGACCGTCTCATGTCTGAAAAAAATCGGGCAACGGAACCGACGGTCCAGGAGATTGCAAAAGAGTTGGATACACCAAAAGAGGACATCGTTTTTGCTTTGGATGCCATTCAAGATCCGGTTTCGTTATTTGAGCCGATCTACAATGACGGCGGGGACCCGATTTATGTCATGGACCAAGTAAGCGATGAAAAAGTAAGCGATACGTCTTGGGTCGAACATATTGCTTTGCAGGAAGCGATGATACGACTCAATGATCGAGAAAAAAAAATATTAGACATGCGTTTCTTCCAAGGGAAGACGCAAATGGAAGTTGCCGAAGAAATCGGGATATCCCAAGCTCAAGTATCCCGTCTGGAAAAAGCAGCCGTCCAACAAATGAACAAACATAGCCAATAA
- the sigE gene encoding RNA polymerase sporulation sigma factor SigE, producing the protein MKFHFLKRWYNILSFFGVKSDSIYYIGGSEALPPPLSKEEEAELLAKLPDGDPEVRGILIERNLRLVVYIARKFENTGINIEDLISIGTIGLIKGVNTFNPEKKIKLATYASRCIENEILMYLRRNNKTRYEISFDEPLNVDWDGNELLLSDVMGTEEDIITRGIEHKVDKSLLRRALKSLNPREKQIMELRFGLAGQKEKTQKDVADMLGISQSYISRLEKRIIRRLKKEFNKMV; encoded by the coding sequence ATAAAATTTCACTTTTTAAAACGCTGGTATAACATCCTTTCTTTTTTCGGCGTAAAGTCGGATAGCATTTATTATATCGGTGGAAGCGAGGCCTTGCCACCACCGCTTTCAAAAGAAGAAGAGGCGGAATTGCTTGCCAAGTTGCCGGATGGTGATCCGGAAGTACGCGGCATTTTGATTGAACGCAACCTCCGGCTCGTCGTTTACATCGCGCGTAAATTTGAGAACACGGGAATTAACATTGAGGACTTGATCAGTATCGGAACCATCGGACTCATTAAAGGGGTAAATACCTTTAATCCGGAAAAAAAGATAAAGTTGGCCACTTATGCCTCGCGCTGTATCGAAAATGAGATTTTGATGTATTTGCGCAGAAACAATAAAACCCGCTATGAAATTTCTTTTGACGAACCGTTGAATGTGGATTGGGACGGTAATGAATTGTTGCTCTCGGATGTGATGGGGACGGAAGAAGACATCATCACGCGGGGCATCGAGCATAAAGTTGATAAATCCCTTCTTCGGCGAGCATTAAAATCGCTCAATCCACGGGAGAAACAAATTATGGAACTTCGGTTCGGGCTTGCCGGCCAAAAAGAGAAAACCCAAAAAGATGTGGCGGATATGCTCGGGATTTCACAGTCCTATATTTCCCGGCTTGAAAAACGTATTATTCGGAGGTTGAAAAAAGAATTTAATAAAATGGTGTAG
- a CDS encoding sigma-E processing peptidase SpoIIGA translates to MTLYIDVIYALNTIVTVSLLYMTAKWIGYHIKKRRLFIAAAGSGLPLFMWVTDYGELLLHPFAQVFICIATILLAFGFQTFTRFAKTVLLFYFISWLTGGVVMAMAMFWQTSELLETWRSSARWVLFDDMHGLLVLSALPVVILFAELSKHVLKQEKKTVAQFADVTIKIDEQTETVKAMTLIDTGNHLRDPISRAPVLLAEIALFQSQLTEEEWKETLEWLDSEGKKGKMKWEERMKLIPYRTVGRDHGFIFAVHAAEVVITVDGQQQCHKNVLIGFENRKLSAEGRFQCITPPDVLPNTAGLDAAS, encoded by the coding sequence TTGACGCTATACATAGATGTCATCTATGCATTGAACACGATCGTGACCGTCAGTTTGCTTTATATGACAGCTAAATGGATCGGGTACCACATAAAAAAAAGGCGGCTGTTCATCGCTGCAGCCGGTTCAGGTCTTCCGTTATTTATGTGGGTAACGGATTATGGAGAACTTTTATTGCATCCGTTCGCACAAGTGTTCATTTGCATCGCCACGATTCTGCTGGCGTTCGGTTTTCAAACATTTACACGCTTTGCCAAGACTGTTCTATTGTTTTATTTTATCTCCTGGCTTACGGGCGGTGTCGTCATGGCCATGGCCATGTTTTGGCAAACATCTGAACTTTTGGAAACGTGGCGTTCTTCTGCCCGTTGGGTGTTATTTGATGATATGCACGGACTGCTCGTTTTATCAGCACTACCTGTTGTCATTCTTTTTGCTGAATTAAGCAAGCATGTGCTTAAACAGGAAAAGAAAACGGTTGCCCAGTTTGCGGATGTGACCATCAAAATAGATGAGCAAACGGAAACAGTCAAGGCAATGACCCTTATCGATACCGGCAACCATTTACGTGATCCGATTTCAAGGGCTCCTGTTTTATTGGCCGAGATCGCTTTGTTTCAATCGCAACTAACCGAAGAGGAATGGAAAGAAACGCTTGAATGGCTCGATTCAGAGGGAAAGAAAGGCAAAATGAAATGGGAAGAGCGAATGAAATTGATTCCGTATCGAACGGTCGGCCGTGATCATGGCTTTATTTTCGCAGTGCACGCAGCTGAAGTCGTCATTACTGTCGACGGACAACAGCAATGCCACAAAAACGTCTTGATCGGATTTGAAAATCGAAAGCTTTCCGCGGAGGGACGCTTTCAATGTATAACACCACCCGATGTGCTTCCAAATACAGCGGGGTTAGATGCTGCATCGTAA
- the ftsZ gene encoding cell division protein FtsZ, which translates to MLEFEMDMDQLAQIKVIGVGGGGSNAVNRMIESGLQGVEFIAVNTDSQALSLSQADTKLQLGGKLTRGLGAGANPDIGKKAAEESKEQMEESLTGADMVFITAGMGGGTGTGAAPVIAEVAKEIGALTVGVVTRPFTFEGKRRSTHATEGIETLKENVDTLIVIPNDRLLEIVDKSTPMLEAFREADNVLRQGVQGISDLIATPGLINLDFADVKTIMSEKGSALMGIGIATGESRAGEAAKKAISSPLLETSVDGAQGVLMNITGGSDLSLFEVHEAAEIVSEASDPEVNMIFGSVINENLKDEVLVTVIATGFTDSNGAEKRGRNSKSQETTGRRTSPQQQPQMGQRSQAQNQPPVDEEPERPSANQDEDQDSLDIPAFLRNRRRRR; encoded by the coding sequence ATGCTAGAGTTTGAAATGGATATGGATCAACTCGCTCAAATCAAAGTCATTGGGGTTGGAGGCGGTGGCTCCAATGCGGTGAACCGCATGATTGAAAGCGGTTTGCAAGGGGTAGAATTTATCGCCGTAAATACGGATTCCCAAGCGCTATCCCTCTCCCAGGCGGATACAAAACTTCAACTGGGCGGGAAATTAACGCGTGGGCTGGGCGCAGGCGCAAACCCCGATATTGGCAAAAAAGCGGCGGAAGAAAGCAAAGAACAAATGGAAGAATCGCTAACCGGGGCAGATATGGTATTTATCACCGCCGGCATGGGCGGTGGGACCGGAACTGGAGCTGCTCCCGTGATCGCGGAAGTGGCCAAAGAAATAGGTGCCCTCACTGTAGGGGTCGTTACTCGTCCTTTTACTTTTGAGGGAAAAAGACGATCTACCCACGCGACCGAAGGAATTGAAACCCTTAAAGAAAATGTAGACACTTTGATCGTCATCCCAAACGACCGTCTATTGGAAATTGTTGACAAAAGCACACCAATGCTGGAAGCATTTCGAGAAGCGGATAATGTACTTAGACAAGGGGTACAGGGCATTTCAGATTTAATCGCGACGCCCGGGTTAATCAACTTGGATTTTGCCGACGTCAAAACAATCATGAGCGAGAAAGGTTCCGCGCTCATGGGGATCGGCATCGCTACCGGCGAAAGCCGGGCTGGAGAAGCAGCGAAAAAGGCAATCTCCAGTCCATTGTTGGAAACGTCCGTTGATGGAGCCCAAGGGGTATTAATGAACATCACCGGTGGGTCCGATTTAAGTTTGTTTGAAGTGCATGAAGCAGCCGAGATCGTTTCGGAAGCATCGGATCCGGAAGTCAATATGATTTTTGGTTCCGTCATCAATGAAAATTTGAAAGATGAAGTGCTAGTCACGGTGATTGCAACCGGATTCACCGACAGCAACGGCGCGGAAAAACGGGGCCGTAACAGTAAAAGTCAAGAAACGACCGGCAGGCGGACAAGCCCGCAGCAACAACCGCAAATGGGGCAGCGCTCGCAAGCGCAAAATCAGCCTCCCGTTGATGAGGAGCCGGAGCGGCCAAGTGCCAATCAAGATGAAGACCAGGATTCCCTCGACATCCCGGCATTTTTACGAAACCGCCGCCGGCGCCGATAA
- the ftsA gene encoding cell division protein FtsA → MDNNDIYVSLDVGTTEVKVMIGEMSAGMLNIIGVGKAPSTGIKKGTVVDIDATVASIRQATEEAERMVGVSINQVVVGINGNHIELQPCQGIVAVSNPNKEIGQEDIDRVMDAAQVVSIPRDREVVDIVPNQFIVDGYDEINDPTGMIGVRLEMEGMLITGSKTVLHNLLRCVEKAGLVISDIYLQPLAAGEVSVSKDERSLGVALVDIGGSQTTISTFRDGSLETLKVAPIGGAHVTNDLSVGLRVTQAEAERVKVEHGHAYLDDTSDEVLATVHPMGGHDPEEYSQRDLAHVIEPRMEEILEIIVEELTGIGDIPGGVVLTGGAVMVPGTLELAREILGRNVRMAIPDYIGVREPKYTNGVGLIEFAHLHVRMNDMEEMVVATQDEEEQPAFRKTRKSNKQREEQREKDSPGVRKRVRSFFKVFFE, encoded by the coding sequence GTGGACAACAATGACATTTATGTCAGTCTAGATGTTGGTACAACTGAAGTAAAAGTAATGATCGGGGAAATGTCAGCGGGAATGCTCAATATTATCGGTGTTGGAAAAGCGCCTTCCACCGGCATTAAAAAAGGCACTGTTGTTGACATTGACGCCACGGTCGCATCGATCCGCCAAGCCACCGAAGAAGCGGAAAGAATGGTCGGCGTTTCCATTAACCAGGTCGTTGTCGGCATTAATGGAAACCATATTGAATTGCAGCCGTGTCAAGGCATTGTTGCCGTATCGAACCCGAATAAAGAAATCGGCCAAGAAGACATTGATCGAGTCATGGATGCAGCGCAGGTGGTATCCATCCCTCGGGACCGGGAAGTCGTAGATATCGTGCCGAATCAATTTATCGTAGATGGTTACGATGAAATCAACGACCCCACGGGGATGATCGGTGTCCGACTTGAAATGGAAGGGATGCTGATTACCGGATCAAAAACGGTCTTACATAACCTTTTGCGTTGTGTGGAAAAAGCGGGTTTGGTCATCTCTGATATTTATTTGCAGCCGTTGGCGGCAGGCGAAGTTTCCGTATCAAAAGATGAACGGTCCCTCGGTGTCGCGCTTGTCGATATCGGCGGAAGCCAAACGACCATCTCTACATTCAGAGATGGTTCACTGGAAACGTTGAAAGTTGCCCCTATTGGCGGAGCGCATGTGACAAACGATCTGTCTGTAGGGCTTCGCGTAACCCAGGCGGAGGCGGAACGTGTAAAAGTAGAACATGGACATGCTTACCTCGATGATACTTCCGATGAAGTGCTAGCCACTGTTCACCCAATGGGAGGCCATGATCCGGAGGAATATTCTCAACGGGATTTGGCACATGTCATTGAACCGAGAATGGAAGAGATATTAGAAATCATTGTCGAAGAATTAACCGGCATCGGAGATATCCCAGGGGGAGTCGTATTGACCGGCGGCGCGGTGATGGTGCCCGGTACGCTGGAGCTTGCCAGAGAAATCCTCGGCCGTAATGTCCGAATGGCGATTCCGGACTATATCGGGGTAAGGGAACCGAAATATACCAATGGCGTTGGACTCATTGAATTTGCCCATCTTCATGTTAGAATGAACGATATGGAAGAAATGGTTGTTGCAACCCAAGACGAGGAAGAGCAACCGGCCTTTCGAAAAACGAGAAAATCGAACAAGCAACGTGAAGAACAAAGGGAAAAAGATTCACCCGGAGTAAGAAAAAGGGTTCGCAGTTTTTTCAAAGTGTTTTTTGAATAG
- a CDS encoding cell division protein FtsQ/DivIB, whose amino-acid sequence MGDRKVVSANERIPALKEQRKKRANRRLIISLITIFLLIGLVVYLQSPLSDIQAIDVEGVVTGEEGEVLVQSGLEQGDNIWASDLGEAATTIEEGLPYVSEATVSRSFPRSIHIAITEQERMAYMEENETYIPVFANGEQSPEQRLEQLPGDAPVIHGWNDESQLEILLAEMEKLTEGVVNRISEVHPLGEEHESLRLYMNDGIEVETNVTNFSEYMSGYPAVAEEVDPGEPGVLHMKMRPYFESSTPPEEDTDDSAEESNE is encoded by the coding sequence GTGGGAGATCGAAAAGTTGTATCCGCAAATGAACGAATCCCCGCATTAAAAGAACAACGAAAAAAACGTGCCAATCGCCGGCTGATCATCTCTTTGATCACGATCTTTTTATTGATCGGACTTGTCGTCTATTTGCAATCCCCGTTAAGTGACATACAAGCGATCGATGTGGAAGGAGTCGTCACCGGAGAAGAGGGCGAGGTGCTCGTTCAAAGTGGCTTGGAACAGGGGGATAATATTTGGGCTTCCGACCTGGGGGAGGCAGCAACAACTATTGAAGAGGGCCTCCCTTATGTATCAGAAGCTACTGTTTCACGCTCCTTTCCGAGATCGATACATATCGCGATCACCGAGCAGGAACGAATGGCTTATATGGAAGAAAACGAAACGTACATCCCTGTGTTTGCGAACGGGGAACAAAGCCCCGAACAGCGCTTGGAGCAACTTCCCGGCGATGCGCCCGTCATCCATGGTTGGAACGATGAATCTCAGCTGGAAATTTTGCTGGCCGAAATGGAAAAACTTACAGAGGGTGTCGTTAATCGGATATCAGAAGTGCACCCGCTCGGTGAAGAACATGAAAGCCTTCGATTGTATATGAACGACGGGATTGAAGTGGAGACGAATGTTACCAACTTTTCCGAATACATGTCCGGCTATCCTGCTGTCGCTGAAGAGGTGGATCCCGGAGAGCCGGGGGTATTGCACATGAAAATGCGGCCTTATTTTGAAAGCTCGACCCCACCTGAGGAAGATACCGACGATTCCGCTGAGGAAAGCAATGAATAA
- the murG gene encoding undecaprenyldiphospho-muramoylpentapeptide beta-N-acetylglucosaminyltransferase codes for MKVLVTGGGTGGHIYPAIAMIKAIREEDPSASFLYVGTENGLENEIVPKYDIPFEAIEISGFKRKLSFENVKTVRRFLKGASRAKQLIRAFKPDVALGTGGYVAGPVMYAAARLGVPTVIHEQNSIPGLTNKFLSRYATNVAISFQEASDYFPQNKTVFTGNPRASEVVNAEKTNLETEFGLKKNLPVVLIVGGSRGAKPIHDAFLEALPQLSDNHCQYLYITGSVHYDKVKTSIANEKKRARVVVRPFIHNMPNVLASVDAVVSRAGATTLAEITALGIPSILIPSPYVTKNHQEMNARALEDVGAAFVHKETDWSGDKLEADLELLFQKGKAAEMQTAAASIAVSDAAGRLLDVMKAAAKKQ; via the coding sequence ATGAAAGTGTTGGTCACTGGCGGAGGTACGGGAGGACACATTTACCCCGCGATTGCTATGATAAAAGCGATTCGCGAGGAGGATCCGTCTGCCTCCTTTTTATACGTGGGAACGGAAAATGGATTGGAAAACGAGATCGTCCCGAAATACGATATTCCCTTTGAGGCGATCGAAATCAGTGGCTTTAAACGGAAATTGTCGTTTGAAAACGTAAAAACCGTCCGTCGTTTTTTGAAAGGGGCCTCGCGGGCGAAGCAGCTGATTCGTGCATTTAAGCCTGATGTTGCCCTTGGGACAGGGGGTTACGTAGCGGGTCCCGTGATGTACGCGGCCGCAAGACTGGGAGTGCCGACGGTCATCCATGAACAAAACAGCATTCCGGGTCTTACGAATAAGTTTTTAAGTAGATATGCCACAAACGTCGCGATTTCTTTTCAGGAAGCTTCCGATTATTTTCCCCAAAACAAGACAGTGTTTACCGGGAATCCACGTGCTTCCGAAGTTGTTAACGCCGAAAAAACCAATTTGGAGACCGAATTCGGCTTGAAAAAAAATCTACCCGTCGTGTTAATTGTCGGCGGAAGCCGCGGAGCAAAACCCATTCACGATGCCTTTTTGGAAGCATTGCCCCAATTATCCGACAATCATTGCCAATACTTATATATCACAGGAAGCGTTCATTATGATAAAGTGAAGACAAGCATAGCCAATGAAAAAAAGCGCGCACGGGTCGTCGTCCGTCCGTTCATTCACAATATGCCCAACGTACTCGCGAGTGTGGACGCGGTGGTCAGCCGTGCCGGCGCCACCACATTGGCGGAAATTACGGCGCTTGGCATCCCCTCCATCTTAATCCCTAGCCCTTATGTCACGAAAAATCATCAGGAAATGAATGCAAGGGCGTTGGAAGACGTTGGCGCGGCATTTGTACACAAAGAAACGGATTGGTCGGGGGATAAGCTCGAGGCAGATCTCGAATTGCTATTTCAAAAAGGCAAAGCGGCCGAGATGCAAACAGCGGCAGCATCCATTGCCGTTTCGGATGCGGCCGGCAGGTTATTAGATGTGATGAAAGCAGCCGCAAAAAAACAGTGA
- the spoVE gene encoding stage V sporulation protein E produces MKKNKEAVDGILLFAIGALLIIGVIMVYSASAAWGEYRFSDPYHFAKRQMLFAGVGCAGMLLMMRFGYWKWRNYVLTTIFVCFALLILVLIPGVGLIRGGAQSWIGVGSFSIQPSEFMKLGLILFLAHWLAKNQQQVSHFRTGMLPLLVIIFAAFALIMLQPDLGTGAVMVATSFIMLFIAGAKKAHFAWMGAIGAGGFVGLIASAPYRIDRITSFFDPWNDPLGSGFQIIQSLYAIGPGGLFGMGFGESRQKYFYLPEPQTDFIFAVIAEEGGFIAGVVVILLFAVIMWRGLRTALLAPDLFGTLLAVGIIGMLFVQVMINIGVVIGLFPVTGITLPLLSYGGSSLTLMLVALGILLNISAHTRVT; encoded by the coding sequence GTGAAAAAAAATAAAGAAGCGGTTGACGGAATTTTACTGTTTGCCATTGGTGCTTTGTTGATTATAGGGGTCATCATGGTATATAGTGCGAGCGCGGCTTGGGGAGAATACCGTTTTTCCGATCCTTACCATTTTGCCAAACGGCAAATGCTGTTCGCGGGAGTGGGATGTGCCGGGATGCTTCTCATGATGCGTTTCGGGTACTGGAAATGGCGGAACTATGTGCTGACAACAATTTTTGTTTGTTTTGCCCTCTTGATTCTCGTTTTGATTCCGGGGGTGGGATTGATCCGGGGAGGCGCGCAAAGTTGGATAGGCGTCGGCTCCTTTTCAATCCAACCGTCGGAATTTATGAAGTTGGGCTTGATTTTGTTCTTGGCCCATTGGCTAGCTAAAAATCAGCAACAGGTCTCGCATTTCCGAACAGGGATGTTGCCGCTCCTTGTGATTATCTTTGCCGCGTTTGCATTGATCATGTTACAACCGGACCTCGGTACAGGGGCGGTCATGGTAGCGACTTCGTTTATCATGCTCTTCATTGCCGGCGCAAAAAAAGCCCATTTTGCATGGATGGGAGCGATTGGGGCGGGAGGGTTCGTTGGTTTGATTGCCTCGGCGCCGTACCGGATCGACCGGATTACATCTTTTTTTGACCCTTGGAATGATCCGCTCGGAAGCGGGTTTCAAATTATCCAATCTCTTTATGCAATTGGCCCCGGCGGTTTATTCGGCATGGGATTCGGGGAAAGCAGACAAAAATATTTTTATTTGCCAGAACCGCAAACGGATTTTATTTTTGCCGTGATCGCGGAAGAAGGAGGATTCATCGCAGGTGTCGTCGTCATTCTTTTGTTCGCGGTCATTATGTGGCGAGGGTTGCGTACGGCTTTGCTGGCCCCTGATTTATTCGGGACGCTACTCGCCGTCGGGATTATCGGGATGTTGTTTGTGCAGGTGATGATCAATATCGGTGTCGTCATCGGCTTGTTTCCGGTCACCGGCATCACCCTTCCTTTATTGAGTTACGGCGGCTCATCCCTTACGCTCATGCTCGTCGCGCTCGGCATATTGTTAAACATCAGCGCACACACAAGAGTCACATGA